The nucleotide window AGAAATTGACTCAAAGGGTCGGATTAATTTGACGCGCTTGAATATTCACCCCGATGAAGCAACAGCAGCCCGCGAAGCGGCGGCGAACCGTTAATAGCAGATAGAACAAAGCTCGGTCTGTTACAGACCGAGCCGCAGTATTTGAGGTATTAGTTTTCAACAACTGCCTTACTCTATCTCATGCCTTTGGGCAGAATCGCATTATCTAAGGCAGCATCCTCTAAGTTAGCATTCATCAAGTTTGCCTCACTCAGGTTGGCACCGCTCAAGTCTGCTTGCTGGAGATCCGCACTATTGATAAATGCGGCAGTCATATTAGCCTTTTCCAGATTAGCCGCTGTTAAATCAGCACCTTCCAGGTTAGCTTTGGACAAGTTTGCGCCTTTCAAATTAGCCCCTCTCAAGTCAGCTCCGGCCAGGTGAGCGCTTGCCAGATTTGCCTGTGTTAAGTCGCAGCCCTTACATTGTTTAGTTTCTATCAACTGTCTGACATGGGCAGGATTTTCTGCGCGAACCGGAGCTACTAAGCTTAAGGGAAGTAGAAGTGCTGCGGTTGCTAAAATTGTCAGTTTCATATTTTTTACCTGCGCTATTTTATTAATTCTTTATTTTTGTTTCTGATATAATCTTATGTTTTACGATTATTCCAGAGCATCCTGCATTAGGTTGAACCTGTGGGGTGAATCCAGAGGAAAGCCTGGAAAAAATTTTTGAAGTAATACCTAAGAGATAGAAGGGGGGAAAAAAAGAGCAAAGCCTCGCCTATAGGGGCATACGCTACTCTTTGGGAACCCCGGTAAGCATCAAGGCGATCGCGATCGGATCTATTAATGTATAAAATTGATCCCCTTAAAGGCAGAGGTTCCCCCGCGCCGTACTAAACTGGAGGTTACAGTTTTTAGCATTGTGAACTTGGCTGAGCTACCTGTGCGGAAAATAGTTATTGCTGGTAATTGGAAAATGTACAAAACCCAGGCAGAGAGTCTGGAGTTTTTACAAGGATTCATGTCCCACCTGGAAGAAACACCTCAGGAGCGGGAAGTCGTTATCGCGGCTCCCTTCACCGATCTGAGCATCCTATCGAAAAATTTACATAACAACCGGGTGCTGCTATCTGCCCAGAATATCCACTGGGAGCAGGAGGGAGCCTACACAGGTGAAATTTCCGGTTCCATGCTCACTGAAATCGGTGTGCGCTACGTAATTGTCGGTCACAGCGAACGGCGGCAATATTTTGGCGAAACCGATGAAACAGTGAATCGGCGACTCAAAGCAGCGCAGCGCTGTGGTCTAACGCCGATTCTCTGCGTCGGTGAAAGCAAAGAACAACGAGAGAATGGTGAAACGGAATCCCTGATCACCACTCAACTTAAGAAAGGTCTTGTTGACGTTGATCAGCAGAACCTAGTTATCGCCTACGAACCCATCTGGGCAATTGGCACTGGCGACACCTGTGATTCGCCGGAAGCTAACCGGGTAATCGGTCTGATTCGCAGTCAGTTAAAGAATCCTCATGTTTCGATTCAGTACGGTGGCTCGGTAAAGCCTAACAATATTGATGAAATCATGGCGCAGCCAGAAATTGATGGTGCGCTGGTGGGGGGAGCGAGTCTGGAGCCTGAGAGTTTTGCTCGGATTGTGAATTATAAGTAGTAGTCATTAGCTAATGGCTAATGGCTAATGGCTAATGGCTAATGGCTAATGGTCATTAGTCCTTAGCCATTAACAAACGACGAATGGCTAAGGACTAATGACTAATGACTGCGGATTTTTGACAATCAGGGGAAAAACCTTTGAGTGGGGAAAGCGCACGTATTTGATGGGCGTGTTGAATGTAACGCCTGATAGTTTTAGTGACGGGGGAGACTTCAGAGCGATCGCTTCTTCCCTGGCGCAGGCTGAGCATCTGATAGCGTCTGGTGCAGATATTCTCGACGTGGGAGGACAATCGACTCGACCAGGAGCCGCCCAAATCTCTTTAGAAGAGGAATTGCATCGGGTGCTGCCAGTTGTGCAGGCACTACGAGAAGGCGAAAGACAAGATAAACAAATTGATCCAACCGATCCCCCCAGGGAAAATCACGCGATGTTTTGGGAAGAACGGGAGGTTGGGGGAAGAACCAGTAATGGTTCAACTCCCTCATCAATCTCCCCAAACATCGCTCCAAAATCCTCAGTGGTGATTTCGGTGGATACGACGCGCTCGGATGTAGCACGGGCTGCGATCACATCTGGGGCAGATATGATCAATGATATTTCCGGCGGGACTTTCGACCCTCAGATGTTCCCCACCGTAGCAGAGTTAGGCGTACCGATTGTGTTGATGCACATCCGGGGAACGCCTGCGACGATGCAGCAGATGACAGATTATCAGGATTTGATGGGGGAGATCGGGCAGTTTTTGGCAAGCCGAATAGAAAGCGCGATCGCGTCTGGCATTGACCGCCAGAAGATTATCATTGACCCAGGTATCGGCTTTGCCAAAACTTACGAGCAAAGCCTAGAAATCTTGCGTTCCTTGCCGATGTTGCGTTCTTTGGGCGTGCCGATTTTAGTGGGGCCATCCCGTAAAAGTTTTATCGGGCGGATTTTAAATCAACCCGATCCCAAAGCCAGAGTTTGGGGAACTGCGGCGGCTTGTTGTGGAGCGATCGCGAGTGGTGCTGATATCCTGCGAGTACATGACATTCAACAAATGCACGATGTCTGTCGCGTCGCCGATGCCATATTTAGAATTAAAAATTAATAAAACTTTTTTAATTCTAAATTACTTATTGCCATTGCTGCCATTGCTGCCATTTGGTACGTCAGTCTCCGTTCCCATCAGCTCTCCCAGTGCTTCGCTCATAGCTTTCGGGTCCATAAACAGAATCTTGGAATTTGGAGATTCGCCTAATCTATAGTTAGCATCGACAAATCTCTGAGCCAGATAAAACTGCAAAACTTCCTTACTATTAGCTTGCGATCGCAAAGCTTGAGAAATGCGGTTCATATACTCCGCAGCGCCCTCAGCTTCCAAAATTGATGCCCGTTTTTTAATCTCAGCTGCCCGCTCCTGCTCCATCGACTCTAGCACCGTCTGAACTGGCATAATATCCAGAACTTCCACACGAGTGACTTTCACGCCCCAAGCGTCAGTCACATCATCCAGCTCCGCCAGCATTGCCTGATTAATTTCTTTTCTAGCTGAAAAGGTTTGCTCCAACTCCATCTGACCAACTTCAGTTCGCAACCGGGTCAAAACCAGATTTTTCAGCGCGTTTTCAATATCATCAATAGCGTAATAAGCTTTCTTGAGATCAAAAATCTGCCAATACAACACAGCATCGGCTATCAGAGAAACATTATCTCTGGTAATGGCTTCTTGAGGTTCAATGTCTAAGACCCTCTCACGAGTTGTCTCTTCCACTACAATTGAGTCCACAAAAGGGATGATGAAGTTAAGACCAGGTTCTAGTTTGCGATGGAACTGACCCAAACGCTCTACCAAAGCTTGATTACCCTCATTGATAATTTTCCCAGAACCCACTGCTGAGCCGATAATCAGTAGGGCTAGGGGAGCAAGAATTGTGATCGGGTCCATGACTTTTGTTTTTTCCTCAAAAAGCTACTTTCCAAGTAGCTATTACCTTAATGGTAACGAAAGCAATGTGCAACTTTACGTTTTGCTTTGTTTGTCTTGTTCCTAGCCAAAGGCTAGGAATGCTTACCCTAAGGCTGGAGCCTCATATCAAGTTTGTTTGTCTGGTTCTCACTCAGAGAGTAGAAACGAGAAATTTCAATTTTGGCAAATAGGGATTTCAATCCAAAACTCCGCTCCTTGTCCAGGTTCTGAGAAGCATTTCAAGACACCGCCGTGCTTTTGGGTGATAATTTGGTAGCTAATGGATAGCCCCAAGCCAGTACCCTTGCCGACGGTTTTAGTAGTGAAGAAAGGATCGAACAAACGCGATCGCACATTCGCAGTCATTCCCGATCCATTGTCTTTTATTTTTATTACCACACTCTGAGCATTCAGCGCCTCGGTGCAAATCCGAATCTCCGGGGCTGGGGATTGGGGATTAGGGATTAGGGATTGGGGATTGGAAGAATTCTTACCCAGTCCCTTGTCCCCAGTACCCAGTACCCAGTCTGCAATCCCGACTTCCAAAGCATCAATAGCATTGACTAGGATATTCATAAATACCTGGTTTAGCTGCCCCGGATAGCACTCAACGAGGGGCAAGTCGCTGTATTCTTTAATCACCTGAATACCGGGACTTTCTGGCTTGGCTTTGAGACGATTGTGTAAGATCAGCAGCGTACTATCGATGCCCTCATGGATGTCTACAGGCTTCACCTGGGCTTCATCCAGACGAGAGAAGTTCCGCAGAGACAGGACAATTTCACGGATGCGCTCTGCCCCCAATTTCATCGAAGTTAACATTTTGGGGAGGTCTTCGAGTAGAAAATCGAGGTCAATTGTTTCGGCTTCCTCCTGAATTTCCGGCACCGGATGGGGATAGTGCTGCTGATATAGACTCAGGAGGTAGAGCAAGTCTTGAGTATATTCCTCGGTGTGGACAAGGTTGCCATAGATGAAGTTGACTGGGTTGTTGATTTCGTGAGCGACACCAGCAACTAGCTGCCCCAAACCGGACATCTTTTCTGACTGTACCAGTTGCAGTTGAGTGTGTTGCAGCTCTTTTAAAGTTTGCTCTAGCTGAGTAGTTTTGTATCGCAAGGCTTCCTCTGCGGTTTTTCGCTCAGTGATGTCCATCAGCAAGCCATCCCAGATAATATCGCCATTAGCTTGCAGTTCTGGACGGCTTGCACCTTGAATCCATTTCAGCTTTCCTGATGCTGTATACATTCGTCCTTCCCAGTACCAAGGTTGGAGCGTTTGTGCGGATAGCGCCACAGAGTCTTTATGCTCTTGGAGGTCATCGGGATGGATTAGATTGTAGACGAGGGAAACATCACTCTGGGCGGCTTCTGGCTCCAGTTCATACAATTCTCGGCAACCGGGACTCATGTATGGGAAAGATATCAAGCCATCCGGTCGCAGGAGGAATCGATAAATCATTCCTGGCATATTCGCGGCTAGCTTTTGTAATTTTGCCTCAGTTTCGGACAATGCTTCTGTGGTTCGCTTATGCTCGATATTTAAAGCGATCGCATTCGCTACCGTGAACAGCCCTATCTGCTTCGCTTCACACAGCGGTTTAGTAAAGAACATTGCCATCACGCCTACCAGCTTTTCCTCTACCAAGAGGGGGTAGCCAGCGAAAGCAACCATTCCTTCCCGCTTCGCCCACTCTCGATCACTGATGCGAGGATCGTCTTGGACGGTGTTGCTCAGGTGTGGCTGGCGCTTTTGGGCAATCATACCGATTTTAAACTCGCCAACTCTCACTCGGCTATGGGGGCCGTCGATATGGGTGTACATTCCAGCACTAGCTTGCAATTCAAGTACATCCTCCTCCGAGTTGAGTATCCAGATCCGAGCAAATGCTGCATCAAGGTGTCGAACTATGGTTTCGGCACACAACTGAAGACTTTGTTGCAAAGTTGCCTTCTGCGTCAAAGCGAGGTGTACATCTGCTCGCAGCGCCTCCATGCAAAGCTGCGCCAACAATGCCTCTTCTGCTTGCTTCCGCTCGGTGATGTTTTGTGTCATCATCATGCCCGCGGTAATCTCTCCGTTTTCATTTCTCACTGGCAGAGTATGCACTTTGTAGATGCGTGAAGCAAAGCTATCGCCGCAGAAGCGCGAATCGCGATAAGGCACTTCAAAGACATTTTCGATGCCAGCCAGTGCGGCATGAAAATAAGGCTCTAGGAGTTCACTGGTTTCCGGCGTGAGTGTCTCGTGCAGGGTTTTTCCTTCCAAAAACTCTTTGTCTTTACAGCAGCCGACAACTTCTAAGTCTGTACCTTCAGCTAAGGTGTAGCGGCAGTCACTGTCAAATAAAACTACAGCACCATTAGGGAAGTTTTTGGCTATTGTGCGATAAAGTTCTTCACTTTTTCGCAATTGAGTCTCAATTTGCTTGCGTTCGGTGATATCTTCTGTAATTGCCAGCAAATACTCTGGTGTTCCTTGGGCATCTAAAAGCGGTATTTTCCGAGTGTGCAGTATTCTTAGCTCTTGATGCCCAGTCTGAATCTGCTCTTCGGGAATGTCTACCAGTTTGCCATTCCTCAACACTTCCCGATCGATGCTGGTGAAGAAATCAGCTTGTTCTTGTGGGAACAAGTCATAATCATTCTTGCCCAGCACGTCTTGTCTGGAAAAGCCGAGCAGTTCCTCGCAGGTTTTATTGCAGAACGCAAAGCGGAGATCGGAAGCATTCTTACAACAAACCCCGACGGGCAGATTGTCTAACACAGAGTTGAGAAATGTTTGGCTGTGCAAGAGAGCAACTTCTGCACGTTTGCTCTCGGTGATGTCTCTGCCGATGCCCGTTGTCCCCAAGACTAACCCAACTTCGTCATGGAGAACAATGGCGTTAAAACTTATATGGACAGGCTTGCCATCCGAGTGCAGTTGTACTGTCTCATACTGATAGTAAGACTGGGCCGCTAAAATCTTCTGATACACTTCCCAGCCTTGCTGTTGTTGTTCTGGCGGCTGAAAATCGGTGAAGGTATGCCCAATCATTTCTTCTGGTTCGTAACCCAGAATGCGCTTAGCGGCAGAGTTCACGAAAGTAAACCGCCCTTCTTGGTCGGTTGACCAGATTAGATCCTGCGACATTTCGACTAAATCGCGGTACTTTGTTTCACTTTGTTTGAGTGCTGTTTGGGCTATAGTGCGAGCTTGTGTAGCTAATACGCGCTCGGTGATATCGGTTTGCGCCCCGATGTAGTGAATTACGCGTCCCTTAGTGTCGCGGACTGGCGAAATCTTCAGCTCATTCCAAAAAGGTGTGCCGTCTTTGCGGTAATTTTTGAGGACGACTTGACAAGTGTTTCCTTCGCGGATGCTGGTGCTGACTTGCTCTATAGCGATGGGATCTGTATCTGCTCCCTGCAAGAACCGGCAATTTCTGCCGATAATCTCGTTGCGGGAGTAGCCTGTAATTTTTTCAAAAGCCCGGTTGCAATAAATGATGGGATTGTCGGGTAAGATAGCATCGCTAATGACGATACCTGTACCGCTATAGGCGATCGCTTGTTCTAATAAATACAGCAATGTTTCTACAGAACCACCTGGAAACGGCTCTTGCTGTTGAGGTAGTTCGGGCGGCTGATCTTCAGTCTGATTAGTAAGAAAAATATCTGAACTGGGAGTCATAGAACATTGGGGATAGGGAATGGGGTGGTGGCAGTAGTTTCCCGGTCGTCCGCCCGAATTGCGATCGCGCCCTTCGACAGCTATTGTTTTTTGCCGAACTGTTTGGATGCAGTATAGGCTAAACTCTCTTGAATATGTAAGCGTGATGCTACGGGAATTGTAACCATTTGCTATGTTGCTTTCCGTGAAAAACAGGAGAGGGTAGATATGGAAGACAAGGGACTGGGGACTAGGGACTGGGGATTGGGGACTAGGGACTAGGGACTAGGTAAGACTTTTTCCCAATTCCCAATTCCCAATTCCCAATCCCCAATCCCTAGTCCCCAGTCCCAATTCCCAATCCCCAATCCCTAATCCCCAATCTATGGCAGTGCAGATAAACTAAGCCAGGAAATAATACTTGCTGGTAGTTGCGTATTGAAGCGCAGAGGCATTTTTGGGGTAGAAAAAGATTGGGTGTAGGCGGGTGAGAGAAACGGTTCGTAAGTTGGGGCGGCTGGAGTTAGTTGTTTGACAAACGAGAGGCCGATCCCTTGGAGCAACTGACGCATAGGAGTAGCAACCATGCCGGTTCTTTCGTTAACCAGGGTACTTCGGGTGAGAACTTCGCCTTGGGAGCCGGGGCTAAAGTCGCTAATGCTTAAGTGAGTGCCACCGATGGCTGTGATCAAGTATTTGGGATTAGGTAGTTGCCTAAAAGGTCGCAGTTGATGGTTCAGTGCTGGGGTGAGGTTGTCATCTGTCCCAGTCAAGATTAAGGTGGGGGTGGCAACTTGGGCAAGTCCAGTTTTACCAAACAACTGTCCGATAACCGGGTTGAGCGCGATCGCGCCTGCTATCCGGCGATCGCGCAATTGCACTCTCTTTTCAGGTAAATCCGCAGCTGCACACTGCAACCAGTCTCCCCCAGATTTCAAAAGCGGGTTGCGATTTTTGCACACGGATCGCAATTCGTCTAGATTCAGTTCGGCTCCTGCCAAAGCTAAAGCTGTGTAACCGCCCAAGGAGTGACCGATGGCGGTGACTTTCTCGGTATTTAGCTTACCTTGTAGGGAGCCTGGTTTCTGGTTTAGCTTTTTTAACCGATCTAGCAAAAAACTAACGTCTTCAGGCGTGGCGATAAACTCAGACGCTGGTAGCAAGGGATTAAGTCCAGGCAACCCTACAGGGCTGCTGCCTAAATGCTCGGCAAAAAGTCGGCTGGCATTGCTACCAGGATGCTCGATGGCGGCGACGGTTACACCGTGGGATGCTAGATGACGGGCTAGGTAGCCTAAAAATGAGCGGTCAGCACCAAAGCCGTGAGAGATGACTACCAATGGGGTGTTGAGTTGCTGCGGTTTTGGTGAGGGAGACAAATCTTTCTTGTCTCCCTGATCTCCCGCTTTTGCCTCTCTCCTTATTACCTCTGGCAGTTCTTTCCAGACTGGGGCGGAGAATGAGTTTGCCCAGTAGAGATCGACGATGATTTTGCGATCGCGTCTTCGGTCGTAAAAACTCCGAGTTTGTTTATGCACTCTCTCAGAACCGAAAGCTGCTGGGTTAAAGGCTGGGCTGAAATTTTCCCCAGCAACAGTCAATTCCCGTTCTAAGAGCAAGCTTAAAGCTTTACTCTCCCAGTAGGGGGCGTTAAATTCAAGGACAATAGCGATCGCGCTTGAAGCATCTAAGGTTATCGTTTCGGCTGGGTATGCCTGCAAAAAGCTGATAACGCTTAAGCCGTTGCTTTGTTGCACAGCTAGACTCAAGGCAGCTTGCATTTTTTCAATGTTACTGTCGGGCAAAGCCACGCCGATTTTCTCGATTAACTCTTTTCCTACTGGCGATCGCAACAGGTCTTTAACTACTTTGTCTCCCAATTTGGGATCTAGCTGCAAGCTAGATTTGAGCGTTTCCCGAAATTGGGGAGTTAACAAAAGCTGGTAGTGCTTAAGCGTCCGGGGAACTTTCCCCGTTTTGGCAAATTCTTCTAAGTCGCTGACCGCTACTGACTGGTGAAATGGCCCCAAGCGCATTTTCACTCGTTCGGCGGCTAACACCGGATCGAGGCTCAATGAGAGTGCGATCGCTCCGCCAGAAAGCGCGATCGCTGCACTCAAGAAAATTCTTTTTCTCCAGCTTCCAGAAATTGCTTTCCCTGGACGTTTTGATCCGGTCTGGGTTTTTTGAGTCATTTGCCGTAACGCCCTACCACAAGACCAGTCAAGCTTTAACTTCATCATTACTCCTCTGACCAAAGAATTAAAAATGCCAAATTAAACATAAAAAAAGAACTATTTCCCTTTTTATTTTTAATTTTTAGTTTTTAATTTTTTCCAGTGCGGCTGTAAGAAGGATACGCGGGAGCCGTATAACCTTTCAACCCATTGGCAACTATACCCAAGACAGAGCCACCAGAGATTTTTAATCCATCTAGTGCTTTCATCAGCATAGTACGGTCTGTTTTGTCAATTCCCACAACCAGCACAGTACCATCTGTATTAGCAGCCAGAATGTTGCTATCTGCAAGACCGACCAGGGGAGGCGAGTCGTAGATAACTAAGTCAAAACGGGCTTGAAATTGCTCGATCAGATACTGCATTTTATCTGACGAGAGCAATTTTATCGGGTCTGAGGAATTTTGACCTGCGGTTAACACGAAGAGGTTCTTATCTGAGGGCGATCGCCCAATAGCATCATTAATACTCAAGTCTGTAGCGATGACATCCCCTAATCCACGCACGTTGGGTAAATTCAACCGAGTATGCAAACTCGGACGGCGCAAATCTGCGTCTACTAACAATACCCGTTGACCGATTGCTGCTGCTGCTAACGCCAGGTTAATCGCCACAGTAGACTTGCCATCTCCGGGTACAGCTGAACTAACTGCCAACGAAGTAATCGGTCTATTGGCACTAATTAAGCGAATATTTGTATACAGAGAGCGAAATGCTTCCAAGAATGGGGAATCGGTGTAAAAATTCAAGGAAGCTCTGCCATTGCCATTATTAACAAGATTGCCACCCAAACTTTCATTTAAACTACCTACCTCCGGTAAAGAAGCAAATTCCTTTTGTTTCTTGGGAAGTTTTTTGAGTTCTTTGGCGAAAGGAATTACCCCAAGTATTGGCAGTTTAGTTTCACCTTTTACATCTTCAGGGGTGTGGAATACTGTATTGAGGGCTTCTATCAGGAAACCCAGCCCGATGCTAAGAAGCGCACTCAAAACGATTGCGATCGCTAACTGTTTTTTAGTTTGTTTCGTAGCAACTGATAGCAGATTGCCCTCTTCATCAACTCGTAGCTGAGGATTTTCAATCAATTCCCAAGGCACTTCCTGCTGGGCAGCATCTAGCCTCAATGCTTCGCGTTTGGCTAAAAACTCCTTTAAATTCTGCGTCGCTACTTCTAATTTCCGTTGTAAATCTCCATACTGCCGGGAAACATCTGGCAATTGTTGAAGTTTTTGCTTTACCTGCCTTTCAGTTTGAGCAAT belongs to Funiculus sociatus GB2-C1 and includes:
- a CDS encoding pentapeptide repeat-containing protein, which codes for MKLTILATAALLLPLSLVAPVRAENPAHVRQLIETKQCKGCDLTQANLASAHLAGADLRGANLKGANLSKANLEGADLTAANLEKANMTAAFINSADLQQADLSGANLSEANLMNANLEDAALDNAILPKGMR
- the tpiA gene encoding triose-phosphate isomerase is translated as MRKIVIAGNWKMYKTQAESLEFLQGFMSHLEETPQEREVVIAAPFTDLSILSKNLHNNRVLLSAQNIHWEQEGAYTGEISGSMLTEIGVRYVIVGHSERRQYFGETDETVNRRLKAAQRCGLTPILCVGESKEQRENGETESLITTQLKKGLVDVDQQNLVIAYEPIWAIGTGDTCDSPEANRVIGLIRSQLKNPHVSIQYGGSVKPNNIDEIMAQPEIDGALVGGASLEPESFARIVNYK
- the folP gene encoding dihydropteroate synthase, with translation MTNDCGFLTIRGKTFEWGKRTYLMGVLNVTPDSFSDGGDFRAIASSLAQAEHLIASGADILDVGGQSTRPGAAQISLEEELHRVLPVVQALREGERQDKQIDPTDPPRENHAMFWEEREVGGRTSNGSTPSSISPNIAPKSSVVISVDTTRSDVARAAITSGADMINDISGGTFDPQMFPTVAELGVPIVLMHIRGTPATMQQMTDYQDLMGEIGQFLASRIESAIASGIDRQKIIIDPGIGFAKTYEQSLEILRSLPMLRSLGVPILVGPSRKSFIGRILNQPDPKARVWGTAAACCGAIASGADILRVHDIQQMHDVCRVADAIFRIKN
- a CDS encoding SPFH domain-containing protein, coding for MDPITILAPLALLIIGSAVGSGKIINEGNQALVERLGQFHRKLEPGLNFIIPFVDSIVVEETTRERVLDIEPQEAITRDNVSLIADAVLYWQIFDLKKAYYAIDDIENALKNLVLTRLRTEVGQMELEQTFSARKEINQAMLAELDDVTDAWGVKVTRVEVLDIMPVQTVLESMEQERAAEIKKRASILEAEGAAEYMNRISQALRSQANSKEVLQFYLAQRFVDANYRLGESPNSKILFMDPKAMSEALGELMGTETDVPNGSNGSNGNK
- a CDS encoding PAS domain S-box protein — translated: MTPSSDIFLTNQTEDQPPELPQQQEPFPGGSVETLLYLLEQAIAYSGTGIVISDAILPDNPIIYCNRAFEKITGYSRNEIIGRNCRFLQGADTDPIAIEQVSTSIREGNTCQVVLKNYRKDGTPFWNELKISPVRDTKGRVIHYIGAQTDITERVLATQARTIAQTALKQSETKYRDLVEMSQDLIWSTDQEGRFTFVNSAAKRILGYEPEEMIGHTFTDFQPPEQQQQGWEVYQKILAAQSYYQYETVQLHSDGKPVHISFNAIVLHDEVGLVLGTTGIGRDITESKRAEVALLHSQTFLNSVLDNLPVGVCCKNASDLRFAFCNKTCEELLGFSRQDVLGKNDYDLFPQEQADFFTSIDREVLRNGKLVDIPEEQIQTGHQELRILHTRKIPLLDAQGTPEYLLAITEDITERKQIETQLRKSEELYRTIAKNFPNGAVVLFDSDCRYTLAEGTDLEVVGCCKDKEFLEGKTLHETLTPETSELLEPYFHAALAGIENVFEVPYRDSRFCGDSFASRIYKVHTLPVRNENGEITAGMMMTQNITERKQAEEALLAQLCMEALRADVHLALTQKATLQQSLQLCAETIVRHLDAAFARIWILNSEEDVLELQASAGMYTHIDGPHSRVRVGEFKIGMIAQKRQPHLSNTVQDDPRISDREWAKREGMVAFAGYPLLVEEKLVGVMAMFFTKPLCEAKQIGLFTVANAIALNIEHKRTTEALSETEAKLQKLAANMPGMIYRFLLRPDGLISFPYMSPGCRELYELEPEAAQSDVSLVYNLIHPDDLQEHKDSVALSAQTLQPWYWEGRMYTASGKLKWIQGASRPELQANGDIIWDGLLMDITERKTAEEALRYKTTQLEQTLKELQHTQLQLVQSEKMSGLGQLVAGVAHEINNPVNFIYGNLVHTEEYTQDLLYLLSLYQQHYPHPVPEIQEEAETIDLDFLLEDLPKMLTSMKLGAERIREIVLSLRNFSRLDEAQVKPVDIHEGIDSTLLILHNRLKAKPESPGIQVIKEYSDLPLVECYPGQLNQVFMNILVNAIDALEVGIADWVLGTGDKGLGKNSSNPQSLIPNPQSPAPEIRICTEALNAQSVVIKIKDNGSGMTANVRSRLFDPFFTTKTVGKGTGLGLSISYQIITQKHGGVLKCFSEPGQGAEFWIEIPICQN
- a CDS encoding alpha/beta hydrolase; its protein translation is MTQKTQTGSKRPGKAISGSWRKRIFLSAAIALSGGAIALSLSLDPVLAAERVKMRLGPFHQSVAVSDLEEFAKTGKVPRTLKHYQLLLTPQFRETLKSSLQLDPKLGDKVVKDLLRSPVGKELIEKIGVALPDSNIEKMQAALSLAVQQSNGLSVISFLQAYPAETITLDASSAIAIVLEFNAPYWESKALSLLLERELTVAGENFSPAFNPAAFGSERVHKQTRSFYDRRRDRKIIVDLYWANSFSAPVWKELPEVIRREAKAGDQGDKKDLSPSPKPQQLNTPLVVISHGFGADRSFLGYLARHLASHGVTVAAIEHPGSNASRLFAEHLGSSPVGLPGLNPLLPASEFIATPEDVSFLLDRLKKLNQKPGSLQGKLNTEKVTAIGHSLGGYTALALAGAELNLDELRSVCKNRNPLLKSGGDWLQCAAADLPEKRVQLRDRRIAGAIALNPVIGQLFGKTGLAQVATPTLILTGTDDNLTPALNHQLRPFRQLPNPKYLITAIGGTHLSISDFSPGSQGEVLTRSTLVNERTGMVATPMRQLLQGIGLSFVKQLTPAAPTYEPFLSPAYTQSFSTPKMPLRFNTQLPASIISWLSLSALP
- a CDS encoding GumC family protein, whose translation is MDTEHDSQAFINRRNSGGNQPQSLPGQLTVKPDDGDEQKLDLAWLLGVVRRRLPIMAGVAIVLTAISGSTIVLKSKSIVPEYEGSFRILVEPVTAEDRLAKQFLSSQTNNADIQKIEVEKSSLLDYETQIRVLLSSKLMEPVIKDMQKKYPDINYNSMITKLLIFRVNYEKDGTQYGTKILEVSYRDKNPEKVNFILDKLSQTYLRYSKQERLSSLKQGLDFLNQQLPQLRGQVDTLQGQLQKLRQQYNVSDPEQADTMLFQQALALEKDRLDTQVQLAETRAFYATLQKQLREGNPTGVLATDSKTYETLIGKLQGLETEIASMSPQFREDSPPIQVLRERQQNIQNLLRQQAEGILKKVAGQLEGLENRYQTIAQTERQVKQKLQQLPDVSRQYGDLQRKLEVATQNLKEFLAKREALRLDAAQQEVPWELIENPQLRVDEEGNLLSVATKQTKKQLAIAIVLSALLSIGLGFLIEALNTVFHTPEDVKGETKLPILGVIPFAKELKKLPKKQKEFASLPEVGSLNESLGGNLVNNGNGRASLNFYTDSPFLEAFRSLYTNIRLISANRPITSLAVSSAVPGDGKSTVAINLALAAAAIGQRVLLVDADLRRPSLHTRLNLPNVRGLGDVIATDLSINDAIGRSPSDKNLFVLTAGQNSSDPIKLLSSDKMQYLIEQFQARFDLVIYDSPPLVGLADSNILAANTDGTVLVVGIDKTDRTMLMKALDGLKISGGSVLGIVANGLKGYTAPAYPSYSRTGKN